Proteins from a single region of Verrucomicrobiia bacterium:
- a CDS encoding VOC family protein produces the protein MIPQETRLGTVTLLVQDLALLTRFYTEVLRFSTLSQTGGRVILGHTGKPLLILIKGPGLPFADPHEAGLYHIAFLYSSGGLLARTLQSVLAKAPGLFQGASDHLVSQAFYLTDPEGNGVELYLDRPRSEWKISGGHIEMGSLPINLDSFLSVNGYLPDTGHITVGHIHLRIGNIEEARSFYGEVLGFDEVMTMPSALFISAGGYHHHIGLNTWESAGAGKRIPSLGLEHFQIIVPTIPDIHGIKSHLAAKDVPYSEDTNLTFIDPWGITIEVAAEEASL, from the coding sequence ATGATCCCTCAGGAAACACGGCTCGGAACAGTTACACTCCTCGTACAGGACCTAGCCTTACTCACCCGTTTTTATACGGAGGTACTCCGCTTTTCTACCCTCAGCCAAACCGGAGGGCGGGTAATTTTAGGTCATACAGGGAAACCTCTCCTTATCCTCATAAAAGGGCCTGGCCTTCCTTTCGCCGATCCCCATGAAGCAGGCCTCTATCACATCGCCTTCCTCTACTCATCAGGCGGCTTACTTGCCCGTACGTTGCAGAGTGTCCTCGCTAAGGCTCCGGGCCTTTTCCAAGGAGCAAGTGACCACCTGGTAAGCCAGGCTTTCTACCTAACCGACCCAGAAGGGAACGGTGTTGAACTCTACCTAGACCGCCCACGCTCGGAGTGGAAAATTTCAGGTGGTCACATAGAAATGGGAAGCCTCCCTATTAATCTGGATTCTTTCCTCAGTGTGAACGGCTATTTGCCAGATACGGGCCACATTACAGTTGGCCATATCCACCTTCGAATAGGAAACATTGAGGAGGCCCGCTCCTTTTACGGAGAAGTGCTAGGTTTTGATGAAGTCATGACAATGCCCTCTGCCCTGTTCATTTCTGCAGGGGGTTATCACCACCATATAGGCCTAAATACCTGGGAAAGTGCCGGCGCAGGAAAGCGCATTCCATCCTTAGGGCTGGAGCACTTTCAGATAATCGTTCCCACCATTCCCGACATCCACGGTATTAAAAGCCACCTCGCGGCAAAGGATGTTCCCTACTCAGAAGATACAAACCTGACTTTTATAGACCCTTGGGGCATTACTATTGAGGTTGCCGCGGAAGAAGCTTCCCTATGA
- a CDS encoding DUF2103 domain-containing protein translates to MPVYRGPKKAKRHSTLIHEAVDVVNLLQRLEEVKRILPGLIRPGGSKSTVVLKVVDEPACLKVTVVGGSAVQELRIYTASHAMVRAELEKAFVVR, encoded by the coding sequence ATGCCAGTATACCGAGGGCCAAAAAAAGCCAAGCGTCACTCCACCCTCATTCATGAGGCGGTGGATGTGGTGAACCTCCTCCAGCGATTGGAGGAAGTGAAGCGTATCCTGCCGGGTCTTATCCGTCCTGGCGGTTCAAAAAGCACGGTAGTGCTTAAGGTGGTGGACGAGCCGGCTTGCCTTAAAGTTACCGTGGTGGGAGGGTCGGCAGTGCAGGAGCTCCGCATTTACACGGCTTCTCATGCCATGGTACGGGCTGAGTTGGAAAAAGCGTTTGTGGTGCGCTGA
- a CDS encoding phosphodiester glycosidase family protein, whose translation MTARTLQFSPRWLRPTFWGAVALLLLGSGYIVYGAQENTKRSAENTRLTAENFSTHTNAVKAYRSLLATIAAAKEKGVDTAAFEEEAKSISALLIAEDYDAVTLAITTQVAALTEQLANTEAAQAAAEAEAKKYGTLSLTIANGAGAAVSAQPTEGSPVTGTANDQGIVEMKLLTGTYVLTITKSGFQTATVPDITIVSKETATKSAVLTATPVVSIATPKATAKATATPTATPTTTPSSSTEHSSYRRSTVSTSRGAFTADIMEFELGPGKIKVLTDTASDSDCSNDCPTLSIKGYADRYNGVVGAMNGTYFCPADYASCSSEVGSFFWKIKNPRINTMINASNGLGENDGFLTFNSSGTATYYNTWSSAPSVYAGINHKPSVVKNGAYNVDENTLDEKQRTSKITRGGIGLKGQTLFAVIVQSATVMDLGAVMEALDTDVALNLDGGGSAAMWYNGAYKRGPGRSVPNALVFVQQ comes from the coding sequence ATGACTGCCCGCACCCTTCAGTTTTCTCCCCGTTGGTTGAGGCCCACCTTCTGGGGCGCCGTTGCGCTTCTCCTACTAGGAAGTGGCTATATTGTGTATGGCGCCCAAGAAAATACGAAGCGTTCCGCAGAGAACACCAGGCTGACGGCCGAAAACTTTTCTACCCACACGAATGCCGTTAAAGCCTACCGCTCCTTGTTAGCCACAATTGCGGCAGCCAAGGAGAAGGGTGTAGATACTGCCGCATTTGAAGAAGAGGCAAAGAGCATTTCCGCCCTTCTTATCGCAGAAGATTATGACGCGGTTACCTTGGCTATCACCACCCAAGTCGCGGCACTCACTGAGCAACTCGCAAATACTGAGGCCGCCCAGGCAGCGGCAGAGGCTGAAGCTAAAAAGTACGGTACACTCTCCCTTACCATTGCTAACGGCGCCGGGGCCGCTGTCAGCGCACAGCCCACAGAAGGAAGCCCAGTTACCGGCACCGCCAACGACCAAGGCATAGTGGAGATGAAACTACTGACTGGCACATACGTCCTTACCATTACCAAATCTGGCTTTCAAACAGCCACCGTGCCAGACATCACCATCGTAAGCAAAGAGACTGCCACCAAGAGTGCAGTACTTACGGCAACCCCTGTCGTTTCAATAGCCACTCCTAAAGCCACCGCCAAAGCGACAGCCACACCAACAGCCACTCCCACCACCACTCCAAGCAGCTCGACCGAACACAGTTCTTACCGTCGCTCCACTGTGAGCACGAGCCGAGGTGCATTTACCGCAGACATTATGGAGTTTGAGCTGGGGCCAGGAAAAATTAAGGTGCTTACAGATACGGCCTCAGACAGCGACTGCAGCAATGACTGCCCCACTCTTTCCATTAAAGGTTATGCGGACCGTTACAACGGGGTAGTGGGCGCCATGAACGGCACCTACTTCTGTCCCGCAGATTACGCTTCGTGCTCCTCTGAGGTAGGAAGCTTTTTCTGGAAGATCAAGAACCCGCGCATCAACACCATGATCAATGCTTCCAATGGCTTAGGTGAAAACGACGGCTTCCTTACCTTTAACTCCAGTGGTACCGCCACCTACTACAACACCTGGAGTAGCGCCCCTTCCGTGTATGCAGGCATTAACCACAAACCCTCCGTGGTGAAGAACGGGGCATACAATGTTGATGAAAATACTTTGGATGAGAAACAGCGTACCTCAAAAATTACGCGTGGCGGGATTGGTCTGAAAGGCCAAACGCTCTTTGCCGTCATTGTTCAGTCTGCCACTGTCATGGACTTGGGAGCTGTTATGGAAGCTTTGGATACAGATGTGGCACTTAACTTGGATGGAGGAGGTTCCGCTGCCATGTGGTACAACGGTGCCTATAAGCGTGGGCCTGGACGGTCAGTCCCTAACGCCTTGGTATTTGTTCAGCAATGA
- a CDS encoding fructose-bisphosphatase class II: MSIFQAATIAAAMRAVFALGRGDKMLIDQLGTDGMRGVLDRCPLLLRIAIGEGDLDEAPGFKLDEELGGTAVGVRCELPHVLVAVDPIDGTQLAAKNKPGAIAVLAGAISGEGTLWRAPECYAEKRCVGPELAHALKEAAEGGKKFTYGDWTLDPALPLIGQPMEALILFAREKLKKVIVVEYLDRERNQYIVDAIRRTGAIASPIDAGDIGSAVRVVQPHHNVDIAAGSGGGPEGVIAAVIAKCSGGYFEQRPYFSDSEEDRCLRQSLIDAGIDPDKTYVMEELAGGHVFFSCTALTHAFIPGVNFTNHDAMKTNTIIGRSRTGTHYDIAGAHGKPPPQPEIP, from the coding sequence TTGAGCATCTTCCAGGCGGCAACTATTGCGGCCGCTATGCGCGCCGTCTTTGCCTTGGGGCGTGGCGACAAAATGCTCATTGACCAGTTGGGTACGGACGGAATGCGGGGCGTCTTAGACAGATGCCCACTTCTGCTCCGTATTGCCATTGGCGAGGGTGACTTGGACGAGGCACCTGGCTTTAAGTTGGACGAGGAGCTGGGTGGTACTGCTGTGGGTGTGAGGTGTGAACTGCCTCATGTGCTTGTAGCTGTCGACCCCATTGATGGTACACAGCTGGCGGCTAAGAATAAGCCTGGTGCCATAGCTGTTCTGGCAGGAGCCATTAGTGGTGAGGGCACGCTTTGGCGGGCACCCGAGTGCTATGCAGAAAAGCGGTGTGTCGGCCCAGAGTTGGCACATGCCTTAAAGGAGGCGGCGGAAGGAGGGAAGAAGTTCACCTACGGTGATTGGACACTAGACCCTGCCCTTCCTCTTATTGGCCAGCCAATGGAAGCCCTAATCCTGTTTGCGCGCGAGAAACTCAAAAAAGTGATCGTGGTAGAGTACTTGGATCGTGAGAGGAACCAGTACATAGTAGATGCTATCCGGCGAACAGGGGCCATTGCTAGCCCTATTGACGCTGGGGATATTGGCTCTGCAGTACGGGTGGTACAGCCGCATCACAACGTGGATATTGCTGCGGGTTCGGGTGGTGGTCCGGAAGGGGTGATTGCCGCGGTTATTGCCAAGTGCAGCGGTGGTTACTTTGAGCAGCGCCCGTACTTCTCCGACTCAGAGGAGGACCGGTGTCTGCGTCAGAGTCTCATTGACGCCGGCATAGACCCGGACAAGACGTACGTCATGGAGGAATTGGCTGGGGGACATGTGTTCTTTTCTTGTACTGCCCTGACCCATGCATTCATCCCGGGGGTCAACTTTACAAATCACGACGCTATGAAGACCAACACTATCATAGGGCGTTCCCGAACTGGGACGCACTACGATATTGCAGGTGCGCACGGCAAACCGCCGCCGCAACCTGAGATTCCTTAA
- a CDS encoding alpha-amylase family glycosyl hydrolase: MLTQDDIIYFIVTDRFANGDHENDFDVDTNSWDEYHGGDFAGIEDRIPYLQSLGVTALWITPVYQQIFPDAHHRDFHGAPYHGYWPYNFEKVDPHLYSPKPGIEEGSKRYLKDLVDQLHAAGIKVILDMVVNHTGYDHPATTNAEWGAIKPHWFNTPRGEQEVGDIGSWLNSLPDLKQDEPEVADYFTRVIADWIEETGVDCIRMDTAKHVESLFWQYYKTTVTSKFPTTTLLGEVLEYDIDKISAYQQHFAFNSLFDFPLQNAIQRIFINGESLQQISSPFSGLNQQGSGILNQDTHYTNHNVLVTLLDNHDLGARFFTRALDKSQGDREWALYTLKLALTFLLTTRGIPQIYYGTELALEGGDYHYNRPDMPWHLLKDGLSPEKDTEAASAHGLVKHLIKLRKESEALRYGEQITLYVGDRQYVYLRKYRDDWAIVVLNLDENDMQFPLTIDIANNPQLPPQLRAMMMAQQYRDALGVFPDGTITDGALHLQMPKRTASILMPC, encoded by the coding sequence ATGCTGACACAGGACGACATTATTTATTTCATCGTGACCGACCGGTTTGCCAATGGCGACCATGAGAACGATTTTGATGTAGATACAAATAGCTGGGATGAGTACCACGGCGGTGATTTTGCCGGCATTGAGGACCGTATCCCCTACCTTCAGAGCTTAGGGGTTACCGCATTGTGGATCACACCCGTCTACCAGCAGATATTTCCCGATGCGCACCATCGTGATTTTCATGGAGCCCCTTATCATGGCTATTGGCCATACAACTTTGAAAAGGTAGACCCTCACCTTTACAGTCCAAAGCCAGGCATTGAAGAGGGTAGCAAGCGCTACCTAAAGGATTTGGTAGACCAGCTTCATGCTGCTGGCATAAAAGTCATTTTAGACATGGTAGTCAACCATACGGGGTATGACCACCCTGCTACTACCAATGCCGAGTGGGGAGCCATCAAGCCACACTGGTTCAATACCCCTCGAGGCGAGCAAGAAGTTGGCGATATTGGCTCTTGGCTCAACTCCCTCCCCGACCTTAAACAGGACGAACCGGAAGTGGCCGATTACTTTACCCGGGTCATTGCGGATTGGATTGAGGAAACGGGTGTGGATTGTATCCGCATGGATACTGCCAAGCACGTGGAAAGCCTGTTCTGGCAGTACTACAAAACCACGGTCACGAGTAAGTTCCCCACCACCACGCTCCTCGGTGAGGTTTTAGAGTATGACATCGATAAGATTTCTGCCTACCAGCAACACTTTGCCTTTAACTCGCTATTTGATTTCCCACTGCAAAACGCCATTCAGCGCATTTTCATCAATGGCGAGTCCTTGCAGCAAATTTCTTCCCCTTTCAGCGGGCTCAACCAGCAGGGCAGCGGCATCCTTAACCAGGACACCCACTACACCAATCACAATGTACTAGTCACCCTCTTGGATAACCACGACTTGGGTGCCCGCTTCTTTACACGCGCGTTGGACAAATCGCAAGGAGACCGCGAATGGGCTCTCTACACGCTCAAGCTTGCACTTACGTTCTTGTTGACCACGCGTGGTATTCCCCAAATTTATTACGGGACGGAACTTGCCCTGGAGGGCGGTGACTACCACTACAACCGGCCGGACATGCCGTGGCACCTTTTGAAGGATGGCCTCTCCCCTGAAAAGGATACTGAAGCCGCAAGTGCCCACGGCCTGGTGAAGCACCTCATTAAGCTGCGCAAAGAGTCTGAGGCCCTTAGGTATGGTGAGCAAATCACCTTGTATGTGGGCGACCGTCAGTATGTGTACCTACGGAAATATAGGGATGACTGGGCGATCGTTGTGCTGAATTTGGACGAGAACGACATGCAGTTCCCACTCACTATCGACATCGCCAACAACCCCCAACTCCCGCCACAGTTACGCGCCATGATGATGGCCCAGCAGTACAGGGATGCCCTTGGGGTGTTCCCTGACGGGACCATTACCGATGGCGCACTCCACTTACAGATGCCCAAGCGCACTGCCAGCATCCTCATGCCTTGCTAG